Part of the Kangiella geojedonensis genome is shown below.
TTTTCTTGGTTAGCCGCGGCAATATAGGTCAACTTAACTTTACTACCCGGAGCCCCTCGCATTAGATTTGAACCTTCTTCTGAAGGCAGGTTCTGGGTTGAGACCTCATTAATCTTTACGATTAAGTCTCCTTTTTCCAAACCCACGGCTTGGGCAGGTGAATCTGGAATGATATTCACGACTTCAATACCGTTTTCGAGGTGATTAGCCTCAATACCAATCCCTGCATAATCACCAGTGGCGCTTTCTTGCAATGCAGCGAATTGTTCGGCACTTAAATAGCTTGAGTAGGGATCAAGGTTGTTTAGCATGCCACGAATCGCGGCATCTAAAATTTCTTTATCGCTAAGCTCTTTAACGTAAGACTTTTTGATTTGTGCGTAGGCATCGGCTAATGCAGCGAGTTCGTCTAACGGTAGAGTTTCTACCGTATTTGACGTTCCAGATTCTTGAGTGGCTTTACTATTATTGGATGATTCTTTAATGGTTGTATCTGTCGGGGTGTCAGCGAAGGATGTGCTGACAAAGCTGCAACACAGTATGCTAACCAGTAAAATTCTCAATGTCATAAATTCCTTGTCCTTACTTTGTTACCCAACAGGTATCGCTCGGTTATTTAATCCAGGCCATAGGGTTCTGTGGTTTACCCTTATATCGTATCTCGAAATAGAGTCCTGTTTCGCCACTGCCGCCACTGCCACCTGATGTTGCTACAGGTTCACCCGCTTCAACCCAGTCTCCCGGCGACTTCATGAGTGTTTGATTTTGGCCATAAAGTGATAAGTAACCTTGACCATGATCAACGATTACTAAGAGTCCATATCCGCGCAGCCAGTCTGAAAACACCACTTGTCCATGATGAATAGCATGGACCATATCGCCTTCTTTAGCCCCAATTAAAACGCCGTTCCACTTTAAACGGTTTCCCAGTTTATTGCTACCGTAACGCGAAAGGAGAGAGCCTTGTGCTGGGCGTTGCAGCTTATTTTTGTATTTTCCCAGTCCTGTAAGAGACTGCTTAGGCGCAAACTGTCGCAATGTTTTTTCAATGGACTGAATAACCTTGCCAAGCTCTTGTTCATCGCGCTTTAATTTAGAAAGGCGCGAGTTCTGATTGCTATAGCTATTTTTAAGTTGCTGTAATGCAACCTTTTGTTGTTCCTTCAATTTGACTTGATTAGCTTGTTGTTCTTTTTGATTTTTCTCAAGCTCTGATAGCGAAACTAATGTGGTTTGTATTTCTTGTTCGATGGTTTTGAGTTGTTTTAAAGTCTCTTGCAACTCTTCAATATCATCGATGCGAGCTTGGTTGAGGTATCTAAAGTACTCAAGCATCCGTGAAACTTTAGTCGGATCTTCTTGATTGAGAATCAGTTTAACGTATTCCTGCTTTCCGGAAATATAAGCACTTTTTAGCTGA
Proteins encoded:
- a CDS encoding murein hydrolase activator EnvC family protein; translation: MMPPRRLLICLITFLVAFSLSAKSANNNKAQAEKELKILKAAISDIQKELQANLKEQSEAQQKIQTIDRALAQATTELRQTRDKLSSAQQKLNQLKVEQQQKITLREKQRKQLAAQLKSAYISGKQEYVKLILNQEDPTKVSRMLEYFRYLNQARIDDIEELQETLKQLKTIEQEIQTTLVSLSELEKNQKEQQANQVKLKEQQKVALQQLKNSYSNQNSRLSKLKRDEQELGKVIQSIEKTLRQFAPKQSLTGLGKYKNKLQRPAQGSLLSRYGSNKLGNRLKWNGVLIGAKEGDMVHAIHHGQVVFSDWLRGYGLLVIVDHGQGYLSLYGQNQTLMKSPGDWVEAGEPVATSGGSGGSGETGLYFEIRYKGKPQNPMAWIK